Within Deltaproteobacteria bacterium, the genomic segment TTTTAAAGAGCCTTGTTGCCTCTGTTGTTATGGGTGCAGTGGCTTACCTAATATGTGCAGGTGGCCCCTGGCATACACCCGGGGCAACGCTGGAAAAGATCGCCCTTCTTCTTGGTGCTGTTCTGATTGGCATGGTGGGTTACGGGGGAGTTAGTTATTTCCTGGGTGGTGAAGAAATGTACTCGGTAATGGAGATTGTTAGGAAAAAAATAAAAAATAATCCGTAAAACTTCTTGAATTCCTGCCTTATACCTTGCCCAGTTTGCCTTCCGCCTTTTTCCAGCATCTTGAAGATAGTCAAAAAATTGTCTTCTTATACGATCCTCTTGTATAACTTCTTAAATCCCTAACCTATCAAATCATGGCCCAGAACTGGAAAAAAGGAGGCAATGGAGACCTTGCCAAAGGCTTGTATTATATCGTTCCTTGCCTGGCCTAGGCAGAGGCCGTACAGGGGTTACTTTCCAAAGGAGGAGTGTTGGCAGGAGCCATCCCCTTGGTCGATCTTTATAACCCATTGAAAGTCGTAGTTCTCCGGAAAAAGGAAGTTCCTGATAACTCTCCATGGCCTGAGACTACAATTTCCGGGATGAAGTGGGCTATTGCTGGTGGAGAAAGCAAGGAGATAGGATTACCAGCCACCTTGATTGTGGATGGAATCCACCACGTGGCCAGAATTCTGGAATTGGCGGAGAGCGGCTTGCTGGATGAAGTACGGTTTATCGAAGCTTGGGCCTGCCAAGGCGGATGCCTTGGGGGACCGCTGACCGTCCAGAACCCCTTTTGGGCCAAATATCATTTAGAAGAACGGCTAAGGAATAATGGAAAAGGGGCGG encodes:
- a CDS encoding (Fe-S)-binding protein, translated to MAGAIPLVDLYNPLKVVVLRKKEVPDNSPWPETTISGMKWAIAGGESKEIGLPATLIVDGIHHVARILELAESGLLDEVRFIEAWACQGGCLGGPLTVQNPFWAKYHLEERLRNNGKGAGNKKNKVSLDKEGLRWMGPVHPRPGMRLDEDLKKAMEKLRRIDEMVKKFPGIDCGACGCPSCLVFAEDVVQGHARGKECLYVMKTKVQNSKHKIQK